From a single Desulfitibacter sp. BRH_c19 genomic region:
- a CDS encoding two-component system response regulator, producing MVNIKHRILVVEDEEKILRFIKANLLVSNYDVSMAKNGKDALESYEKHLPDIVLLDIMLPKLNGFEVLKKIREFSDVPIILLTAKGSSVDIVKGLELGADDYVTKPFEINELLARIKAVLRRVKDDMMMVDNEIIIGNLVINFLKHEVFVDEKNVKLTSTEHKILGELAKNKGCVMTHEELLTKIWGHEYREETHYLRVAIAKIRQKIGIIEDKSGYIQTVPTVGYKLIDRC from the coding sequence GTGGTTAATATAAAACACAGAATACTCGTCGTAGAAGATGAGGAGAAAATCTTAAGATTTATAAAAGCTAATCTTCTTGTTAGCAACTATGATGTTAGTATGGCCAAAAATGGAAAAGATGCTCTGGAGTCATACGAAAAGCATTTACCTGATATTGTTCTTCTAGATATTATGTTGCCGAAGCTAAATGGGTTTGAAGTATTAAAAAAAATAAGGGAGTTTTCTGATGTTCCAATAATTCTATTAACCGCTAAGGGAAGTTCAGTAGATATTGTCAAAGGTCTAGAACTAGGTGCAGATGATTATGTTACGAAACCTTTTGAAATTAATGAATTACTTGCAAGAATTAAAGCAGTTCTTAGAAGAGTAAAAGATGATATGATGATGGTGGATAATGAAATCATCATTGGAAATTTAGTCATCAACTTTTTAAAACATGAGGTTTTTGTGGATGAAAAGAATGTAAAATTGACTTCCACAGAGCATAAAATTTTAGGAGAACTGGCAAAGAATAAAGGATGTGTTATGACTCACGAAGAGTTATTAACAAAAATTTGGGGACATGAATATAGGGAAGAAACACACTATTTAAGAGTTGCTATAGCTAAAATTAGACAGAAAATAGGAATTATAGAAGACAAATCAGGCTACATACAAACTGTTCCTACAGTTGGCTATAAATTGATTGACAGATGCTGA
- a CDS encoding reductive dehalogenase: MNIHQLNTTTAQLYNVDETYRRYNQKYNLNIRGYWDKESKNLELQIVNTMSDYVKKNTPGYSPFDYGFFMGSLNYLKQIGFNANLCDQNANSWNYDIKSIKEAKEKVTDERETTVALKKAAKMYGASAMGIARLDRRWIYSHWFDEKTKQEYPIRFTDESKEYADISQPTLLPDGVRVIPATMKYVIVLLFEMDYESLKYAPTLLACASTVNTYAKASLTTMSLAGMIKALGYEAIPSLNCTGLNVPLAIDAGLGQLGRNGKLISPRYGSISRIAKIITDIPLLPDKPIDFGVTEFCEACRKCARECPSNAISSGTREMGPVDDTGNTGYLRWPVDHKKCHSYFCGSGTNCNVCISVCSYNRGYKWTNSMLSTFNKKNGLVDSILDGLDDEIYGEELFKKGKNVFWKEE; encoded by the coding sequence CTGAATATTCACCAGCTAAATACCACAACAGCACAATTATATAATGTGGATGAAACATATAGGAGATATAATCAAAAATACAATTTGAATATCCGAGGATACTGGGATAAAGAGTCAAAGAATCTGGAATTACAAATTGTTAACACAATGAGTGACTATGTGAAAAAAAACACTCCTGGGTACTCGCCATTTGACTATGGTTTTTTCATGGGATCTTTGAACTATCTTAAACAAATAGGCTTTAATGCTAATTTGTGTGATCAAAATGCTAACAGTTGGAATTATGATATTAAAAGTATTAAAGAAGCCAAAGAGAAGGTTACTGATGAAAGGGAGACAACTGTTGCTCTGAAAAAAGCTGCCAAGATGTATGGTGCGAGTGCCATGGGCATTGCTAGACTTGACCGAAGATGGATTTATTCCCATTGGTTTGATGAAAAAACAAAGCAGGAATATCCCATTAGATTCACAGATGAAAGCAAGGAATATGCCGATATTAGTCAGCCTACCTTATTGCCTGATGGTGTAAGAGTAATCCCTGCTACAATGAAGTATGTGATAGTACTACTCTTTGAGATGGACTATGAATCCTTGAAATATGCACCTACATTACTGGCATGTGCAAGTACTGTTAATACCTATGCTAAAGCTAGCTTAACCACTATGAGTCTGGCCGGAATGATTAAGGCCCTTGGTTATGAAGCCATTCCAAGCTTAAATTGTACAGGTTTAAATGTTCCATTAGCAATTGATGCGGGTTTAGGACAGCTGGGTAGAAATGGTAAACTTATAAGCCCTCGTTATGGTTCTATAAGTCGGATTGCCAAAATAATTACTGATATTCCCCTATTACCTGATAAGCCCATTGATTTTGGTGTTACAGAATTTTGTGAAGCTTGTCGAAAATGTGCTAGAGAATGTCCTTCTAATGCCATTTCATCAGGAACAAGAGAAATGGGACCAGTAGATGATACAGGTAATACTGGCTATCTTCGCTGGCCAGTTGATCATAAGAAGTGTCATAGCTACTTTTGTGGATCAGGGACTAATTGTAATGTTTGCATTTCTGTTTGTTCTTATAATAGGGGCTATAAATGGACAAATAGTATGTTAAGCACTTTTAACAAGAAAAATGGCCTTGTTGACAGTATACTAGATGGACTTGATGACGAAATCTATGGTGAAGAACTATTCAAAAAAGGAAAAAACGTTTTTTGGAAAGAAGAGTAG
- a CDS encoding two-component system response regulator, with protein sequence MKEKILIVEDEHKIMKFIKANLLISKYEVFTAFDGNEALIMYDKHLPDIVLLDVMLPEIDGYQFLTKIRNFSEVPVILITAKNSTSDAIKGLELGADEYITKPFDIDILLARIKAVLRRSKNNWVENEPLIKVGNLCINLVSYKIEVNNQIVKLNPTELKLLTELAKNKGCMLTHEDLLTKVWGIEYKDETHYLRVCVARIRNKLNIYHGDAGYIETIPTIGYKMLS encoded by the coding sequence ATGAAAGAAAAGATATTAATAGTGGAAGATGAGCATAAAATAATGAAGTTCATTAAGGCCAACCTATTGATTAGTAAATATGAGGTTTTTACAGCTTTTGATGGAAATGAAGCCTTAATTATGTATGACAAACATTTGCCAGATATAGTTCTCTTGGATGTTATGCTGCCAGAAATTGATGGCTATCAATTTTTAACTAAAATCAGGAACTTTTCAGAAGTACCTGTTATTTTGATTACTGCAAAGAATAGTACAAGTGATGCAATTAAAGGCTTAGAATTGGGTGCTGATGAATACATAACCAAGCCCTTTGATATTGATATTTTGTTAGCGAGGATTAAAGCAGTTCTGCGTAGATCGAAAAATAATTGGGTGGAGAATGAACCCTTAATTAAGGTTGGCAATTTATGTATAAACCTAGTTAGCTACAAAATTGAGGTTAATAATCAGATAGTTAAACTAAATCCTACAGAACTTAAATTATTAACTGAGTTGGCAAAGAATAAGGGCTGTATGTTAACTCACGAAGACTTACTAACTAAAGTATGGGGTATTGAGTACAAGGATGAAACACATTATTTACGGGTATGTGTAGCAAGAATTAGGAATAAGCTTAATATATATCATGGTGACGCTGGATATATTGAAACAATACCTACTATTGGCTATAAAATGTTATCATAA
- a CDS encoding reductive dehalogenase encodes MPELSRRQLIKAAGLTGAGITLAATGFDKHALAAGDALPKEVPNRYWWVKTVDKPTTEIDWKNLKRFEEWKTVRGSINEYRSAEETKRLDQLKKDNMLKWELENVPGYTTKDFALKDAVGAGRPPFYFMGPRSAKTPQERGTPRYEGTPEENARMIRIALRHMGAATVGFVELEPETTRKLVYAEEPKSVKKPILFENVDVGYEDEKKLVIPDKARYTIVYTVQMSNETMKYGPTVLGSQTTTLSYTRLWTILTQIHEFIYGLGYNSYGPTTSNGFGIAPAFGVMAGLGELSRLNRVITPEYGPMVRLTALTTDLPLAPTKPINFGVMDFCKDCMTCAEMCPSKALSLDRDPSWEGRGPWNNPGGHRAYYEDSVKCREFQADCGTNCGICFSSCPYAVDDDASLHRIVKGTIASTSVFNSLLVAGDHKAFPAQSGKPMKDPEGWWKNENLAEMGIDTRRGGRKI; translated from the coding sequence ATGCCTGAATTAAGTAGAAGGCAGTTAATTAAAGCTGCGGGTCTTACAGGGGCAGGAATAACTTTGGCTGCTACCGGTTTCGACAAGCATGCTTTAGCTGCTGGAGATGCGTTGCCTAAGGAAGTACCTAATCGCTACTGGTGGGTAAAAACTGTTGACAAACCAACCACAGAAATAGACTGGAAAAATCTTAAACGTTTTGAAGAATGGAAAACTGTTAGAGGTAGTATTAATGAGTATCGTAGTGCAGAAGAGACTAAAAGGCTTGATCAACTGAAAAAAGACAATATGTTAAAATGGGAGCTAGAAAATGTTCCTGGTTATACTACGAAGGATTTTGCTTTAAAGGATGCTGTTGGTGCTGGAAGGCCTCCATTCTATTTTATGGGACCTAGATCAGCGAAAACCCCTCAAGAACGGGGTACACCAAGATATGAAGGTACTCCTGAAGAGAATGCTCGCATGATTAGAATTGCTTTAAGGCACATGGGAGCTGCAACAGTAGGTTTTGTAGAGCTTGAACCTGAAACTACAAGAAAGCTTGTTTATGCAGAAGAACCTAAATCTGTGAAAAAACCTATTTTATTTGAGAATGTTGATGTAGGCTATGAAGATGAAAAGAAATTAGTTATTCCAGATAAGGCCAGATATACGATTGTATATACTGTACAAATGTCTAATGAAACGATGAAATATGGTCCAACAGTTTTAGGCTCTCAAACAACTACTTTATCATACACTCGTTTGTGGACTATTTTAACTCAGATCCATGAGTTTATTTACGGGCTTGGTTATAATTCCTATGGACCTACAACCAGTAATGGCTTTGGTATTGCTCCAGCTTTTGGAGTAATGGCTGGATTAGGTGAATTGTCACGTTTAAACCGAGTAATTACCCCTGAATATGGTCCTATGGTTAGATTAACTGCTTTGACTACTGATCTACCTTTAGCTCCAACTAAACCAATTAATTTTGGAGTCATGGATTTTTGTAAGGATTGTATGACTTGTGCAGAGATGTGTCCATCAAAGGCCTTGAGTTTAGACCGTGACCCCAGTTGGGAAGGCAGAGGTCCTTGGAATAACCCTGGAGGTCACAGGGCTTATTATGAAGATTCAGTAAAATGCCGTGAGTTCCAAGCTGATTGTGGCACAAACTGTGGCATTTGCTTCTCTTCATGTCCTTATGCTGTTGATGATGATGCTAGCTTACACAGAATAGTTAAAGGAACAATTGCTTCAACATCAGTCTTTAACTCATTACTTGTAGCTGGAGACCATAAGGCATTTCCTGCTCAATCTGGGAAGCCTATGAAGGATCCTGAGGGCTGGTGGAAGAATGAGAATTTAGCTGAAATGGGTATTGATACCCGTCGTGGAGGAAGAAAAATCTGA
- a CDS encoding oxaloacetate decarboxylase (Converts oxaloacetate to phosphoenolpyruvate using ATP as an energy source): MTRKVGITDTTLRDGHQSLLATRMKIEDMLPIAEKLEKVGYHSLEVWGGATFDTCMRFLNEDPWERLRTFRKVFKNTKLQMLLRGQNLVGYKHYPDDIAELFVKKAAENGIDIFRIFDALNDPRNMAKTMEVAKEHNTHVQATLSYTISPVHDVDHFVNLGTTLKEMGADSLCIKDMAGLISPAGAYELVKRLKKEVGIPIQLHCHYTSGMASMAYLKAVEAGVDVIDCAISSLAMSTSQPATETMVAALKDTEYDTGLDLELLSEIAEYFKGIRKNYTQFDMSGNGVDTNVLLYQIPGGMLSNFYSQLAEQNALDKLQEVLDEVPRVREDFGFPPLVTPSSQIVGSQAVLNVLVGERYKMATNEVKAYLKGLYGKPPARINEEVRRKVIGDEKVIECRPADLLEPGLEQAKNEIAPYMEKEEDILSYAIFPSVAKPFLEKRMAEKVKVDFNIALEGPRNGESSYHPV, encoded by the coding sequence GTGACTAGAAAAGTAGGAATTACAGATACAACATTAAGAGATGGGCATCAATCACTATTAGCAACAAGGATGAAGATAGAAGATATGTTGCCAATTGCAGAAAAGCTAGAGAAGGTTGGTTATCACTCCTTAGAAGTCTGGGGAGGAGCTACATTTGATACATGTATGCGTTTTCTAAATGAAGATCCTTGGGAAAGATTAAGGACATTTAGAAAAGTATTTAAAAATACAAAGCTACAGATGTTGCTAAGAGGTCAAAACTTAGTAGGCTACAAGCACTATCCAGATGATATTGCAGAACTCTTTGTCAAAAAAGCAGCCGAAAATGGGATAGATATATTTAGAATATTTGACGCATTAAATGACCCAAGAAATATGGCCAAAACAATGGAGGTTGCTAAAGAGCACAATACTCATGTTCAAGCAACCCTATCATATACAATTAGCCCAGTTCATGATGTAGATCATTTTGTTAACCTAGGCACAACTTTAAAGGAAATGGGAGCCGATAGCCTTTGTATAAAAGATATGGCCGGCTTGATCTCACCCGCAGGGGCATATGAATTAGTTAAAAGACTTAAAAAAGAAGTTGGAATTCCCATTCAGCTACATTGCCACTATACTAGTGGAATGGCATCCATGGCATATTTAAAAGCAGTAGAAGCTGGAGTAGACGTAATAGACTGTGCAATTTCAAGTCTTGCGATGAGCACATCTCAACCAGCAACAGAAACAATGGTTGCAGCACTAAAGGATACAGAATATGATACTGGACTAGATCTAGAACTGTTATCAGAGATAGCAGAATACTTTAAAGGCATCAGAAAAAACTATACACAATTTGACATGTCAGGAAATGGTGTAGATACAAATGTATTACTATATCAAATACCTGGAGGAATGCTTTCTAATTTCTATTCACAGCTAGCAGAACAAAATGCCTTAGATAAATTACAGGAAGTATTAGATGAAGTTCCAAGAGTGAGAGAGGACTTTGGTTTCCCACCACTAGTAACACCATCTAGTCAAATAGTTGGTAGTCAAGCAGTACTAAATGTTTTGGTAGGTGAACGCTATAAAATGGCAACAAACGAAGTTAAGGCGTATTTAAAGGGTTTATATGGAAAACCTCCAGCTCGAATAAATGAAGAAGTACGCAGAAAGGTAATAGGAGATGAAAAAGTAATTGAGTGCAGGCCTGCTGATTTATTGGAACCAGGCTTAGAACAGGCAAAAAACGAAATAGCACCGTATATGGAAAAAGAAGAGGATATATTATCCTATGCAATATTTCCTAGTGTAGCAAAACCATTTTTAGAAAAGAGAATGGCAGAAAAGGTTAAGGTAGATTTTAATATAGCCTTAGAAGGCCCTAGAAATGGAGAAAGCTCCTATCATCCAGTTTAA
- a CDS encoding pyruvate kinase (catalyzes the formation of phosphoenolpyruvate from pyruvate) translates to MRHTKIVCTIGPASENIRALSEMIDAGMTVARLNFSHGSHEEHENRIKLVRQAAKETGKIVAIMLDTKGPEIRTGMIEGDKITLKEGNSIVLSTQEVKGTPEKISISYEGLHKDITPGNKILLDDGLIELLVKKVIDTEIHCEILNGGEISSRKGVNIPGVHVNLPAITEKDVDDILFGINQEVDFIAASFIRTASDVLEIRKILEEYGADIHIISKIENQAGVNNIDEILTVSDGIMVARGDLGVEIPPEEVPLVQKTLIEKCNKAGKPVITATQMLDSMIRNPRPTRAEANDVANAIFDGSDAVMLSGETAAGKYPVQSVKTMAKIAERTETALKYEEILGKKDLLPQRTVTDAISYSTCNIALELDASAIITPTASGFTARMVSKYKPKAKIIAATPYLKVAKKMCLVWAVHPILVRETNGTDEMITEGVQRTLESGIISLGDLVVITAGVPVGVPGTTNLLKVHIVGEIVARGTGIGNKIVTGKIKKIVSGKDAVEKISQGDILVTHGTDKDYVPAMEKAVAIITEEGGITSHAAVVGISINVPVIVGCKNAMSLDDNSTITIDSARGIIYRGVTKAL, encoded by the coding sequence ATGCGACACACCAAAATAGTATGTACCATCGGTCCTGCTAGTGAGAATATTAGAGCATTAAGTGAAATGATTGATGCGGGCATGACCGTGGCTAGGTTGAATTTCTCTCATGGATCACATGAAGAACATGAAAACAGAATTAAACTGGTTAGGCAGGCTGCAAAAGAGACTGGTAAAATAGTAGCAATAATGCTAGATACAAAGGGACCTGAAATAAGAACTGGTATGATAGAAGGAGATAAGATTACTTTAAAAGAAGGAAATAGTATTGTATTATCCACTCAGGAAGTTAAAGGGACTCCTGAAAAAATATCCATATCCTATGAAGGATTGCACAAAGATATAACACCTGGTAATAAGATACTTTTGGATGATGGCTTAATCGAACTTTTGGTTAAAAAAGTGATAGATACTGAAATACATTGTGAAATACTCAATGGTGGAGAAATATCTAGTCGTAAGGGTGTCAATATACCAGGAGTTCATGTGAATCTTCCTGCCATTACTGAAAAAGACGTGGATGATATACTGTTTGGAATTAATCAGGAGGTTGACTTTATAGCTGCTTCCTTTATAAGAACTGCTTCAGATGTTTTAGAAATAAGAAAGATATTAGAGGAATATGGAGCAGATATACATATAATTTCAAAAATAGAAAATCAAGCCGGAGTTAACAATATAGATGAAATACTAACTGTTTCGGATGGAATTATGGTAGCCAGAGGTGATCTAGGAGTAGAGATACCGCCAGAAGAGGTACCTCTTGTGCAAAAGACATTAATTGAAAAGTGCAATAAGGCAGGTAAACCAGTAATAACAGCAACACAAATGCTTGATTCCATGATTAGAAACCCAAGACCCACACGAGCAGAAGCAAATGATGTGGCAAATGCAATATTTGATGGTAGTGATGCAGTTATGCTTTCTGGAGAAACAGCAGCTGGAAAATATCCTGTTCAATCAGTAAAAACAATGGCTAAAATTGCTGAAAGAACAGAGACTGCCTTAAAGTATGAAGAGATACTTGGCAAAAAGGACCTCCTTCCACAAAGGACAGTTACTGATGCAATTAGTTATTCTACATGCAATATAGCTTTGGAACTGGATGCATCAGCAATTATTACTCCTACAGCCTCTGGTTTTACAGCTCGTATGGTATCCAAATACAAACCTAAAGCGAAAATTATTGCAGCTACTCCATATCTAAAGGTAGCAAAAAAAATGTGCTTAGTATGGGCTGTTCATCCAATATTGGTTAGAGAAACAAATGGTACTGATGAAATGATTACTGAAGGTGTTCAAAGAACTCTTGAATCAGGAATTATTTCACTTGGTGATTTAGTTGTAATTACAGCTGGTGTACCAGTAGGTGTTCCTGGAACAACAAACCTACTAAAAGTACATATTGTGGGAGAAATTGTTGCTAGAGGAACGGGAATAGGGAACAAGATTGTTACAGGCAAGATTAAGAAAATAGTCTCAGGCAAAGACGCTGTTGAGAAGATTTCCCAGGGTGATATACTTGTTACCCATGGAACTGACAAAGACTATGTCCCAGCCATGGAGAAAGCAGTTGCAATTATTACAGAGGAAGGTGGTATTACTTCTCACGCGGCCGTTGTTGGAATTAGTATAAATGTTCCTGTGATAGTAGGATGTAAAAATGCAATGAGTTTAGATGATAATTCTACTATAACCATTGATTCAGCAAGGGGAATCATCTATAGAGGCGTTACAAAAGCCCTATAA
- a CDS encoding ATP-dependent 6-phosphofructokinase (catalyzes the formation of D-fructose 1,6-bisphosphate from D-fructose 6-phosphate in glycolysis) — translation MKTMGVLTSGGDAPGMNAAIRAVVRSAIYHDKEVVGVMRGYLGLIHGEVIHMHLGSVADIIHRGGTILHTARCDEFLCPEGREKAVEQIKKAGIEGLIVIGGDGSYRGALELSKLGIPTIGIPGTIDNDIACTDATIGLDTAVNTVVDAINKVRDTATSHERVFIIEVMGRNRGDIALLAGIAGGAESILMPEVPLNLESVAQRIERGRKRGKLHSIIILAEGVGSAIDVGKEITRLTKLETRYAILGHIQRGGTPSAYDRMLASRMGAEAVELLLKGESAKVVGIEANRIVSYDIDYVLKQKKPIDLDLVNLAGILAI, via the coding sequence GTGAAAACCATGGGAGTCTTAACTAGTGGTGGAGATGCACCGGGGATGAATGCTGCTATTAGGGCTGTTGTTAGAAGTGCCATTTATCATGACAAAGAAGTTGTTGGTGTAATGAGAGGTTATCTGGGACTTATTCATGGTGAAGTAATTCATATGCACCTCGGATCTGTGGCAGATATTATCCATCGGGGTGGAACTATTTTGCACACGGCCAGATGTGATGAATTCTTATGCCCTGAAGGAAGAGAAAAGGCAGTAGAACAGATTAAAAAAGCAGGCATTGAGGGATTAATTGTAATTGGAGGGGATGGATCTTATAGGGGAGCTCTTGAATTATCTAAATTAGGAATACCTACCATTGGAATTCCTGGAACCATAGATAATGATATTGCATGCACAGACGCTACCATTGGTCTAGATACAGCTGTAAATACTGTTGTGGATGCAATAAATAAAGTCAGGGATACTGCAACCTCCCATGAAAGAGTTTTTATCATCGAAGTTATGGGGAGAAATAGAGGGGATATTGCACTACTTGCTGGAATAGCTGGTGGGGCTGAGTCTATTTTGATGCCTGAAGTCCCCCTCAACTTGGAATCTGTTGCTCAAAGAATTGAAAGAGGAAGAAAAAGAGGTAAGTTACATAGCATAATTATTTTAGCAGAAGGTGTGGGAAGTGCGATAGATGTTGGTAAAGAAATAACTAGATTAACGAAACTTGAAACAAGGTACGCTATTTTAGGACATATACAGCGTGGAGGCACACCTTCGGCATATGACAGAATGCTTGCTAGTAGAATGGGTGCTGAGGCCGTAGAACTATTGCTTAAGGGTGAGAGTGCTAAAGTAGTAGGAATAGAAGCAAATAGAATAGTTAGTTATGATATCGATTATGTATTGAAACAGAAAAAACCCATAGATCTGGATTTAGTTAATTTGGCTGGTATCCTTGCAATCTAG
- a CDS encoding glutamate decarboxylase, translated as MWTVVYIAQNKTRAEKLKDALIAEGLLVNLRGLGNDSDNVSKAVEILVPESEAEEAHEIINNILSI; from the coding sequence ATGTGGACTGTTGTCTATATCGCACAAAACAAGACTAGAGCGGAAAAACTAAAGGATGCGCTTATTGCCGAAGGCCTTTTGGTAAACCTAAGGGGACTGGGCAATGATTCAGATAACGTGTCAAAGGCGGTAGAAATATTAGTTCCAGAATCTGAAGCCGAAGAAGCCCATGAAATTATAAATAACATTTTATCTATTTAA
- a CDS encoding transcription attenuation protein MtrB, which produces MENTQETQQKYVVIKALENGVTIIGLTRGKDTKFHHSEKLDKGEVVIAQFTEHTSAIKIRGKAEILTEYGGVQSGT; this is translated from the coding sequence ATGGAAAACACCCAGGAAACACAACAAAAGTATGTTGTTATTAAAGCCCTTGAAAATGGAGTCACAATAATTGGTTTAACAAGAGGCAAAGATACCAAGTTTCATCATAGTGAAAAACTTGATAAGGGTGAAGTTGTGATAGCTCAATTTACTGAACATACATCAGCAATAAAGATTAGAGGAAAAGCTGAAATTTTAACAGAGTACGGTGGTGTCCAGTCTGGAACCTAA
- a CDS encoding phosphopantetheine adenylyltransferase: MRKAIYPGTFDPVTNGHLDIANRAAKLFDKIIIGVAEDTAKNTLFNLDERIDLLRSQFKELPTVEVKPFTGLLVDFAKEENCCTIIRGIRAVSDFEYEFQLSLMNKKLSPNLETVFLMTSSDYLFLSSSVIKQVSSLGGCIEGLVPTDVAKALYKKLRNTR, from the coding sequence ATGCGTAAAGCTATATACCCTGGCACATTTGATCCAGTAACAAATGGACACTTGGATATTGCAAATAGGGCTGCAAAATTATTTGATAAGATAATTATTGGAGTTGCGGAAGATACAGCTAAAAATACCTTATTTAATTTAGACGAAAGAATTGATCTTTTAAGATCTCAATTTAAGGAGTTACCTACTGTTGAAGTAAAACCATTTACTGGACTATTAGTTGATTTTGCAAAGGAGGAAAACTGTTGCACCATTATTAGAGGAATCAGAGCAGTCTCTGATTTTGAATATGAGTTCCAACTTTCTTTAATGAATAAAAAATTGTCTCCAAATTTAGAAACAGTATTTTTAATGACTTCTAGTGATTATTTATTTCTTAGCTCTAGTGTAATTAAACAGGTTTCATCTTTAGGGGGGTGTATAGAAGGGTTAGTTCCAACGGATGTTGCAAAGGCTCTTTATAAGAAATTAAGGAATACCAGGTGA